A stretch of DNA from Candidatus Pseudomonas phytovorans:
CGAAGACGCCGTTGACGTCCACGCTGGCGATACCTGAGGAATGGACACCGCAGAGTGCGGCACAAACGTTGCTGCAGCGTTGGCCCCAGGGTGAACCAGAGCTGGTACTGGAAACCTTGGACCTTAGCGGCCTGTGGCCCTTGGCGCGCTAAGATTTGAGAGCTGTACTGACTTCTTCGCCCAGGTTTGGCGCGAGGAAGTCGGTGCAGGTGAGATCAGAGCGCCATGCGGTAATGCAGGCTATAGCTCTCCACGCCATCATTTGGCTGCTTGATGCCGGCGTTGGAATAGTGAATCGCCCGTACCCCGATCTCATGCCCGCCGGCGAAGCGCAAGCCAAAGCCGATGCGGTCCTCAAACTGAAACGCCGAGCCGAGTTCGTTGCTTTCCAGCTCGGTGCTGGAGAATGCCGCCACACCGATTCCCGCTTCGATGTAGGGCTTTACCGACTGCCCGGCAAATTCATAGACGAATACCGGCGCAAAAGACAGGCTATGGTTGCTGGCCGTCTTGTCGCCATCCCAATAGGTGTAGGCCCCATCCCAGTAGCCGGTCAGCCGACCGACGCTGGTCTGCCACCAGCTCACGTCCCAGTTCGATTGCAGCCCCAGCCGATACACCATCGTCGAGTCACCGGTCTGCCCCACTGAAAACGAAACGTCGGCAGCCTGCGCCGACATCGCTTGCCCCAAGGTAAAGGCGGCAGCCGCCGCCAAGCCGAGCAGTTTCTTCATGAGAAACATCCTTCTTCCTGATGCTGTTATTAGTGTCCGCCTCATGCCAGGCGAAGCGGTAGAAAGCAGAAGTGGAACGATAGTTCAGCTGTATTTCACGTTTTTTTCACAACGCGAAGCTTTGCACATCGCCGGACTCATGCCACAGCACAGGTAGGATTTTTCTCAGGGTTTGTGGGGCAGCGCTGGTCCAGAAACGGGCCTCGCCGGCCGGGCCTTCGGCCAGCAGGTCATTGGCACCCAGCAGCCGCTGCAACTGACGCGCCACGGCCGCGCCCGTGTCGATGATCGCCACATCCGCTGGTACCAGGTCGGCCAGTAACGGGCGCAAGAAGGGGTAATGAGTGCAACCGAGGATCAGCGTGTCGCAGCCGGCGGCCAGCAACGGCTGCACATAGCCAAGCAACATCTGGCGCAGCGCCAGGCTGGCGAGGTCGCCAGTCTCGATCAGTTCGACCAGCCCCGGGCAAGGCTGAGTGATGACCTGCACGTCGTTGGCAAAGCGGTCGAGCAAGGCGGCGAACTTGGCGCTCTGCAGGGTCCCGGTAGTGGCCAGCACACCGACCACGCCCGAGCGGGTCGCCGCCGCTGCGGGCTTCACGGCAGGCTCCATGCCCACCAGCGGCCAGGTCGGGTACAACTCGCGCAAGTCGGCCACCGCCGCCACCGTGGCGGTATTGCACGCCAGGACCATGGCCTTGGCCCCTTGCTCCTGGAAGAACGCGGCGATGCGCCGGCAGCGTTCACGGATGTAGTCCGGCGACTTCTCACCATAAGGCACGTGGCCGCAGTCGGCCACATACAGCAGCGTCTCGTTGGGCAGCAAGCGCTGGATCTCGGCGAGCACCGACAAACCGCCGACCCCCGAGTCCATCACGCCGACCGGCGCCGAACGCTCAGCCATCGCGCTTGCCGCAGACTGCGCAAGCCGGGTCGCGCTTGACGCGCAGCTCGCGGATACGGGTGCCAAGAGCATCGATCAACAACAGACGGCCGACCAGCGGCTCGCCGAACCCGGCCAGCAGCTTCATCGCCTCCAGCGCTTGCAGGCTGCCCACCAGGCCCACCAGCGGCCCGATAACCCCAGCTTCGCTGCAGGTCAGTTCATCTTCACTGCCATGCCCATACAAACAGTGGTAGCAGGGGCTGTAGTCGCGCCGAGGGTCGAACACCGACAACTGCCCTTCCAGGCGGATCGCCGCGCCGCTCACCAGCGGTTTGCCAGCCGCCACACAGGCAGCGTTGACCGCTTCACGGGTAGCAAAATTGTCGGAGCAGTCCAGCACAAGGTCGACCGCCGCCACAGCAGCGGCCAACGTGTCTTCATCCAGGGCCTGGCGATGGGCAACCAGGTCGATCTCCGGGTTGATCGCGTGCAAGCGCTGCAAGGCCGAATCGACCTTGCTCATGCCGACGCTGGCA
This window harbors:
- a CDS encoding acyloxyacyl hydrolase, coding for MKKLLGLAAAAAFTLGQAMSAQAADVSFSVGQTGDSTMVYRLGLQSNWDVSWWQTSVGRLTGYWDGAYTYWDGDKTASNHSLSFAPVFVYEFAGQSVKPYIEAGIGVAAFSSTELESNELGSAFQFEDRIGFGLRFAGGHEIGVRAIHYSNAGIKQPNDGVESYSLHYRMAL
- the murI gene encoding glutamate racemase, whose protein sequence is MAERSAPVGVMDSGVGGLSVLAEIQRLLPNETLLYVADCGHVPYGEKSPDYIRERCRRIAAFFQEQGAKAMVLACNTATVAAVADLRELYPTWPLVGMEPAVKPAAAATRSGVVGVLATTGTLQSAKFAALLDRFANDVQVITQPCPGLVELIETGDLASLALRQMLLGYVQPLLAAGCDTLILGCTHYPFLRPLLADLVPADVAIIDTGAAVARQLQRLLGANDLLAEGPAGEARFWTSAAPQTLRKILPVLWHESGDVQSFAL
- a CDS encoding molybdopterin-synthase adenylyltransferase MoeB — encoded protein: MLSDEELLRYSRQVLLAQIDIDGQLRLKQSKALIVGLGGLGSPVALYLAAAGVGELHLADFDTVDLTNLQRQVIHDSASVGMSKVDSALQRLHAINPEIDLVAHRQALDEDTLAAAVAAVDLVLDCSDNFATREAVNAACVAAGKPLVSGAAIRLEGQLSVFDPRRDYSPCYHCLYGHGSEDELTCSEAGVIGPLVGLVGSLQALEAMKLLAGFGEPLVGRLLLIDALGTRIRELRVKRDPACAVCGKRDG